In the genome of Polaribacter atrinae, one region contains:
- a CDS encoding glycerol-3-phosphate dehydrogenase/oxidase, producing the protein MNNFSYLNRKKSTQDLQSTQFDVLIIGGGITGAGIALDAASRGMKVALIEKNDFASGTSSKSTKLIHGGLRYLKQFDFWLVKEVGTERAIVHDLAPHLVVPEKMILPLIEGGTYGSWLTSIGLKVYDILASVEGEDKRKMLDKAEALEKEPMLPKGILNGAGYYAEYRTDDARLTIEVLKTALDYEAKILNYTEATQFIYEENRVVGAKVKDTFTGDSFDIKAKYVVNACGPWVDELRQINHSKTGKRLHLTKGVHLVVAHDKLPVKQSVYFDIPDGRMMFAIPRGRVTYFGTTDTNYQLDKNKVETNLVDATYLISAVNNMFTDVQLTLDDVESSWAGLRPLIHEEGKSASELSRKDEIFVSDTELISIAGGKLTGYRKMAERIVDLIAKKYERRFDKKFEEIKTKQIALSGGTFNNYKEVQSYTDAIQNRIAEVDFDRKDAEYLVHNYGKQTDIILQKFDDLMHDNMQEKMIKAEVWFTINYEMTCTPTDFFMRRTGRLFFDARSVILYKEYVLDLFKTHFSWDEKITEKHQLELEEKILLATTFK; encoded by the coding sequence ATGAACAACTTTTCCTATTTAAATAGAAAAAAAAGTACACAAGATTTACAGTCTACCCAATTTGATGTACTCATTATTGGTGGTGGAATTACAGGCGCAGGTATTGCATTAGATGCAGCTTCTAGAGGAATGAAAGTTGCTTTGATAGAAAAAAACGACTTTGCTTCTGGTACTTCTAGTAAATCTACCAAACTCATTCACGGAGGTTTACGGTATTTAAAACAATTCGATTTTTGGTTGGTTAAAGAGGTAGGTACAGAACGTGCCATTGTGCATGATTTAGCACCACATTTAGTAGTTCCAGAAAAAATGATTTTACCTTTAATTGAAGGTGGAACCTATGGTTCTTGGTTAACATCTATCGGATTAAAAGTCTACGATATTTTAGCATCTGTAGAAGGAGAAGACAAACGAAAAATGTTAGACAAAGCAGAAGCTTTAGAGAAAGAGCCCATGTTACCAAAAGGAATTTTAAATGGTGCAGGCTATTATGCAGAATACAGAACAGATGATGCTCGTTTAACCATAGAAGTACTAAAAACAGCTTTAGATTACGAGGCTAAAATTTTAAATTATACAGAAGCAACCCAATTTATTTATGAAGAAAATAGGGTTGTTGGTGCAAAAGTAAAAGACACTTTTACGGGAGATTCTTTTGATATTAAAGCAAAATATGTAGTAAATGCTTGTGGGCCTTGGGTAGATGAATTAAGACAAATTAACCATTCTAAAACTGGTAAAAGGTTGCATTTAACCAAAGGAGTACATTTAGTAGTGGCTCATGATAAATTACCTGTAAAACAATCTGTTTATTTTGATATTCCAGATGGGCGCATGATGTTTGCGATTCCACGTGGAAGAGTCACTTATTTTGGTACCACAGACACCAATTATCAATTAGATAAAAATAAGGTAGAAACCAATTTGGTAGATGCTACTTACCTTATTTCTGCTGTAAATAATATGTTTACAGACGTACAACTTACGTTGGATGATGTTGAGTCTTCTTGGGCAGGATTGCGACCATTAATTCATGAAGAAGGCAAATCTGCTTCAGAATTATCTAGAAAAGATGAAATATTTGTTTCTGATACAGAGTTGATTTCTATTGCCGGTGGTAAATTAACAGGTTATAGAAAAATGGCAGAACGAATTGTAGATTTAATAGCCAAAAAGTATGAACGTAGATTCGATAAGAAATTTGAGGAAATAAAAACCAAACAAATAGCACTTTCTGGTGGAACATTTAATAATTATAAAGAAGTACAAAGTTATACAGATGCTATTCAAAATAGAATTGCAGAAGTAGATTTCGATAGAAAAGATGCAGAGTATTTAGTGCATAATTATGGAAAACAAACAGATATTATTTTACAAAAGTTTGATGATTTAATGCATGATAATATGCAAGAAAAAATGATAAAAGCAGAAGTTTGGTTTACTATAAATTACGAAATGACCTGCACACCAACCGATTTTTTTATGCGCAGAACAGGTCGCTTGTTTTTTGACGCTCGCAGTGTAATTTTGTATAAAGAATATGTTTTAGATTTGTTTAAAACTCATTTTTCTTGGGATGAAAAAATAACCGAAAAACATCAATTAGAATTAGAAGAAAAAATACTATTGGCTACTACTTTTAAGTAA
- a CDS encoding S8 family serine peptidase, with protein MIYKYFKQIFLFFFLASFSLVAQNSSEKQLIIKDYNLTKLENLKEEFSTNFRKEKENATLLATQRGWKMKFTDTKGSYYELMKVSKEGTPLYYKTYNVDAAISTRTNYLHNNGGLGLNIEGQGMTAYVWDGGIARATHQEYDGDGGEDRFSVGDFSSELNFHAAHVMGTIISSGFEPEAKGMAPKAKGIGYDWNNDLSEATIAASNGMLVSNHSYGIAARDDDNEVQIPSYYFGAYISTSRNWDNLMYNAPYYLMVVAAGNDGNDNTANESPLEGSAAFDKLTSWSTTKNSLVIANGQDALIDANGALLSVNRNTSSSQGPTDDLRIKPDIMGNGSSLYSTYDSADNAYNSISGTSMASPNVTGSLLLLQQYYKETYGSFMKAATLKGLALHTADDTDIAGPDAKTGWGLMNTKVAAETITKKGFESWISEEVLTNGNSYSVTVNSDGLNPLLASVSWTDKPGAVSEGLVNDATAVLVNDLDIKITRDGVEYKPWRLTGVNSNEKGDNLVDPYERVDIENPTSGEYTITVTHKGTLEEAQNFSLIVTGISGDFTFVVDKLEQAFCSNEDAVFNFEYRQAVAGTTQFSVTGAPEDLSVAFSNESLSADGSFNLTFGNLINVPAGSYEIEVQGDNGNEIQKRIIRLIVLHPNFDNNPLELEFPENGQKGIAKKVSLAWKTNLNAENYVVELSNSPSFSTLLFTDVISATTIDIVDLETNSVYYWRVKPTNKCGEGAYSSTFSFQTGLTDCTNIYTATDFSAAGIDETSSSATAIVPISITENLSINKIILTTDITHSSIQELTISLQAPASIGGASVVLLSDACGDRGDIRNTTFDDDAGVLFCNFSTPAVTGTIAPDNNMSLPFLGKSAMGDWKLIVQDNSELNGGQINAVSITICSSVVNASVPDFSTSNLVLNGSLNYVINASNMSASTVSETEEQQVYTLVELAKKGALNKEGTELVSGDTFTQADITAGKITFTNAETTSFTDQFKVNVTNAAKGWLANQTVTIQEGVLNTNEFSLNDVSLWPNPVKGILNVKLNNAIGNDVIISLFDLQGRKIFNSVNKSTTDVFTKEIDTKNISSGVYLLGIEQGGKKATKKIIIAQ; from the coding sequence ATGATATACAAATACTTTAAGCAAATTTTTCTTTTTTTCTTTTTAGCTTCTTTTTCTTTAGTTGCTCAAAATTCATCAGAAAAACAACTTATAATTAAAGATTATAATTTAACAAAATTAGAGAATCTAAAGGAAGAATTTTCTACAAACTTTAGAAAAGAAAAAGAGAATGCTACTCTTTTAGCAACTCAAAGAGGTTGGAAAATGAAATTTACAGACACTAAAGGTTCTTATTATGAATTAATGAAAGTCTCTAAAGAAGGTACCCCTTTGTATTATAAAACGTACAATGTTGATGCAGCTATTTCTACCAGAACAAATTATTTACATAATAATGGAGGTCTTGGCTTAAATATAGAAGGTCAGGGGATGACAGCCTATGTTTGGGATGGTGGTATTGCAAGAGCAACACACCAAGAATATGATGGAGATGGTGGAGAAGATAGATTTTCTGTAGGAGATTTTTCATCAGAATTAAATTTTCATGCAGCTCATGTAATGGGAACTATTATTTCTTCTGGTTTTGAGCCAGAAGCAAAAGGGATGGCTCCTAAGGCAAAAGGAATTGGTTATGATTGGAATAACGATTTATCTGAGGCTACGATTGCTGCTTCAAACGGAATGTTAGTTTCAAATCATTCTTATGGTATTGCTGCTAGAGATGATGATAATGAAGTACAAATTCCATCTTATTATTTTGGCGCTTATATTTCTACTTCTAGAAACTGGGATAACTTAATGTACAATGCACCTTATTATTTAATGGTTGTAGCTGCAGGAAATGATGGTAATGACAATACTGCAAATGAATCTCCTTTAGAAGGAAGTGCTGCTTTTGATAAGTTAACAAGTTGGTCTACTACAAAAAATAGTTTGGTTATTGCAAATGGGCAAGATGCATTAATAGATGCAAATGGTGCATTATTATCGGTTAATAGAAATACGAGTAGTTCACAAGGTCCAACAGACGATTTAAGAATTAAACCAGACATAATGGGGAATGGATCTTCTTTATATTCTACTTATGATTCTGCAGACAATGCTTATAATTCAATTTCTGGTACTTCAATGGCTTCTCCAAACGTAACAGGTTCTTTATTGTTATTACAACAATATTATAAAGAAACATATGGTAGCTTTATGAAAGCAGCTACTTTAAAAGGATTGGCACTACATACTGCAGATGATACAGATATTGCTGGACCCGATGCAAAAACAGGTTGGGGGTTAATGAATACTAAAGTAGCTGCAGAAACAATTACTAAAAAAGGTTTTGAATCTTGGATTTCTGAAGAGGTTTTAACCAATGGAAACTCTTATTCTGTAACCGTTAATTCTGATGGTTTAAACCCTTTATTAGCATCTGTTTCTTGGACAGATAAACCAGGAGCTGTAAGTGAAGGGTTAGTAAATGATGCAACAGCTGTCTTAGTAAACGATTTAGATATTAAAATTACTAGAGATGGTGTTGAGTATAAGCCTTGGAGATTAACAGGAGTTAATAGTAATGAAAAAGGAGATAATTTAGTAGATCCTTATGAAAGAGTAGATATAGAAAATCCAACTTCTGGAGAGTATACCATTACAGTTACTCACAAAGGTACTTTAGAAGAAGCTCAAAATTTTTCTTTAATTGTAACTGGTATTTCTGGTGATTTTACTTTTGTAGTAGATAAATTAGAACAAGCATTTTGTTCTAATGAAGATGCTGTTTTTAATTTTGAATATAGACAAGCAGTTGCAGGCACTACACAGTTCTCTGTTACAGGAGCTCCTGAAGATTTATCAGTAGCTTTTTCTAATGAATCGTTAAGTGCAGATGGAAGTTTTAATTTAACTTTTGGTAATTTAATAAATGTACCAGCAGGTTCTTATGAAATTGAAGTACAGGGAGATAACGGAAATGAAATTCAAAAAAGAATAATTAGATTGATCGTTCTTCATCCAAATTTTGATAATAATCCATTAGAATTAGAATTCCCAGAGAATGGGCAGAAAGGGATTGCAAAAAAAGTATCATTAGCGTGGAAAACAAATCTAAATGCTGAAAACTATGTGGTAGAATTATCTAACTCACCAAGTTTTAGTACTCTTTTATTTACAGATGTTATTTCTGCTACAACAATAGATATCGTTGATTTAGAAACGAATTCTGTATATTATTGGAGAGTAAAACCAACAAATAAGTGTGGAGAAGGAGCATACTCTTCTACTTTTAGTTTTCAAACAGGACTTACAGATTGTACAAATATTTATACTGCTACAGATTTTTCTGCGGCAGGTATAGACGAAACATCTTCAAGTGCTACAGCAATTGTTCCTATTAGTATAACAGAAAATTTATCTATTAATAAAATTATTTTAACAACAGATATAACACATTCAAGTATACAAGAGTTAACGATTTCTTTACAAGCCCCAGCTAGTATTGGTGGTGCTAGTGTAGTTCTTTTATCTGATGCTTGTGGTGATAGAGGAGATATAAGAAATACTACTTTTGATGATGATGCAGGTGTATTATTTTGTAATTTTTCAACACCAGCAGTAACCGGAACCATAGCACCGGATAACAATATGAGTTTACCATTTTTAGGAAAATCTGCAATGGGAGACTGGAAATTAATTGTTCAAGACAATTCAGAATTAAATGGAGGTCAAATTAATGCTGTTTCTATTACAATCTGTTCATCAGTAGTAAATGCAAGTGTTCCTGATTTCTCTACTTCTAATTTAGTATTAAATGGAAGTTTAAATTATGTAATAAATGCGAGTAACATGAGTGCTTCTACTGTTTCTGAAACAGAAGAACAACAAGTCTACACGTTGGTAGAGTTAGCTAAGAAAGGAGCTCTTAATAAAGAAGGAACAGAATTAGTTTCTGGAGATACTTTTACCCAAGCAGATATAACAGCTGGTAAAATTACCTTTACAAATGCAGAGACAACTTCTTTTACAGATCAGTTTAAAGTTAATGTAACAAACGCTGCAAAAGGATGGTTAGCAAACCAAACAGTTACCATACAAGAAGGTGTTTTAAATACAAATGAATTTTCTTTAAATGATGTTTCTTTATGGCCTAACCCAGTAAAAGGTATCTTAAATGTAAAATTAAATAATGCAATTGGTAATGATGTAATTATCTCTTTATTTGACTTACAAGGAAGAAAAATTTTCAATTCTGTAAATAAGTCAACAACAGATGTATTTACTAAAGAAATAGATACCAAGAATATTTCTTCAGGTGTTTATTTATTAGGGATAGAACAAGGAGGTAAAAAAGCAACTAAAAAGATAATTATTGCACAATAA
- a CDS encoding 2OG-Fe(II) oxygenase: protein MDDLAEQDYVVIDDFIDNNLYKEIKNFLFENIDVFDRAGIGSLNQHTIKKNIRGDKTYWLNKERDTILKDFWNLLEETKSTLNRYCYLSLSGQEFHLAHYPSGGYYKRHLDQFEGRNNRMISMIIYLNDNWETENGGQLEILDKNKKLQLVEPIAKRCVLFKSDKVPHAVLKSFKDRYSLTGWLLYQPTSLGPLLG, encoded by the coding sequence ATGGACGATCTCGCAGAGCAAGATTATGTAGTTATAGATGATTTTATAGACAATAACCTTTATAAAGAAATTAAAAACTTCCTTTTTGAAAACATAGATGTTTTTGATAGAGCAGGTATTGGTTCGCTTAACCAACACACAATAAAAAAAAACATTCGTGGCGATAAAACCTATTGGTTAAATAAAGAACGAGATACAATTCTTAAAGATTTTTGGAATTTATTAGAAGAAACAAAAAGTACATTAAATAGGTATTGTTATTTAAGTTTATCTGGTCAAGAATTTCATTTAGCTCACTATCCTTCTGGAGGTTATTATAAAAGGCATTTAGATCAATTTGAAGGTAGAAATAATAGAATGATTTCTATGATTATTTACCTAAATGATAATTGGGAAACAGAAAATGGTGGCCAATTGGAAATTTTGGATAAAAATAAAAAATTACAATTAGTAGAACCTATTGCAAAAAGATGTGTTTTATTTAAAAGTGATAAAGTACCACATGCTGTTTTAAAATCTTTTAAAGACAGGTATAGTTTAACAGGTTGGTTGCTTTACCAACCAACAAGTTTAGGGCCATTATTAGGTTAA
- a CDS encoding pyridoxamine 5'-phosphate oxidase family protein, whose translation MSKFYTKLTSRLQKFIEAQKIFFVATAPISGRINLSPKGMDSFRVVNENRVLWLNVTGSGNETAAHLLENDRITMMFCAFEGAPNILRLYGKGKEIKEGDASWNELITLFPETPGTRQIFDITIDSAQTSCGMSIPFMEYKGERNQLNDWATAQGKEGIAQYWQDKNQTSIDGLPTNILE comes from the coding sequence ATGTCTAAATTTTACACAAAACTAACGTCAAGACTTCAAAAATTTATTGAAGCTCAAAAAATATTTTTTGTTGCTACTGCTCCTATTTCTGGTAGAATTAATTTATCACCAAAAGGAATGGATTCTTTTAGAGTTGTTAATGAAAACCGGGTTTTATGGTTAAATGTTACCGGAAGTGGAAACGAAACTGCTGCTCATTTATTAGAAAACGACAGAATTACCATGATGTTTTGTGCTTTTGAAGGCGCACCAAATATTTTGCGTCTGTACGGAAAAGGGAAAGAAATTAAAGAGGGAGATGCTTCTTGGAATGAGTTAATTACGTTGTTTCCAGAAACTCCAGGAACGCGTCAGATTTTTGATATTACCATAGATTCTGCACAAACTTCTTGCGGTATGTCTATTCCGTTTATGGAATATAAAGGAGAAAGAAACCAATTAAATGATTGGGCTACAGCGCAAGGTAAAGAAGGTATAGCACAATACTGGCAAGATAAAAACCAAACCAGTATTGATGGTTTACCAACTAATATTTTAGAATAA
- a CDS encoding Na+/H+ antiporter NhaC family protein, translated as MEYGFLSVIPPIVAIILALKTKQVYIALLFGIWFSWLIIEGFNPLAGTLAMIEGMVNVFQSEGNTRTIMFSALVGALLIFIQYSRGVEGFINIINRRLEKLEGKKTGYSRVMVQVLATFTGLLLFVETSISSLTVGTLYRPIFDKLGIPREKLAYIADSSSAPSSILIPFNAWGAFIMGLLLTQGIDKPFAMMIASIKYNFYPVLAIAIVFIVIFTKKDFGPMKKAEKRTKDTGELMDKGSTPMVSDEITSFPPKEGIPARAYNMIVPLLTMVLMMPINLVYTGWKEVKEYTSTLDHIQQAIGAGSGSSSVLYAVITALLVAIIMYIIQGFLKPKEAVNLTLKGISELMPLALLMLLAFAIGDACKELETGIYVANVTKDWLSPELLPAVVFIISSFIAFSTGTSWGTFAIMLAISMPMANIHGADVTIVVAATLGGGIFGDHCSPISDTSIISSMASASDHIDHVKTQLPYALIGGVITVIMYLIIGFMG; from the coding sequence ATGGAATATGGATTTCTCTCAGTAATACCCCCAATTGTTGCCATCATTTTAGCCTTAAAAACCAAGCAAGTGTATATTGCTTTGTTATTTGGTATCTGGTTTTCTTGGTTAATCATAGAAGGTTTTAATCCGTTAGCAGGAACTTTAGCAATGATTGAAGGAATGGTAAACGTTTTTCAATCCGAAGGAAATACAAGAACCATCATGTTTAGTGCATTAGTTGGTGCTTTATTAATTTTTATTCAATATTCTAGGGGAGTAGAAGGCTTTATCAATATTATTAATAGAAGATTAGAAAAACTTGAAGGTAAAAAAACAGGTTATAGTAGAGTAATGGTTCAAGTTTTAGCAACTTTTACGGGCTTATTACTGTTTGTTGAAACAAGTATTAGTTCTTTAACTGTTGGTACTTTGTATCGTCCTATTTTCGATAAATTAGGCATTCCACGAGAAAAACTAGCATACATAGCAGATTCTAGTTCTGCACCTTCCTCTATATTAATTCCGTTTAATGCTTGGGGCGCTTTTATAATGGGGCTTTTATTAACACAAGGAATAGACAAACCTTTTGCAATGATGATTGCATCCATCAAATATAATTTTTATCCTGTACTGGCAATTGCAATTGTTTTTATCGTAATTTTTACGAAGAAAGATTTTGGTCCAATGAAAAAAGCCGAAAAAAGAACCAAAGATACAGGTGAATTAATGGATAAAGGTTCTACACCAATGGTTTCAGATGAAATTACTTCTTTTCCACCAAAAGAAGGCATTCCTGCAAGAGCATATAATATGATTGTGCCTCTTTTAACCATGGTTTTAATGATGCCTATTAACTTAGTTTATACAGGTTGGAAAGAAGTTAAAGAATATACATCAACTTTAGATCATATACAACAAGCAATTGGTGCAGGTTCTGGTTCTTCATCAGTTTTATACGCTGTAATTACCGCACTTTTAGTCGCAATTATAATGTATATTATTCAAGGTTTTTTAAAACCAAAAGAAGCTGTAAATTTAACTTTAAAAGGAATTAGTGAGTTAATGCCTTTGGCTTTATTAATGTTACTAGCATTTGCTATTGGAGATGCTTGTAAAGAGTTAGAAACCGGTATTTACGTTGCCAATGTAACCAAAGATTGGTTGTCGCCAGAATTGTTGCCTGCAGTTGTTTTTATCATCAGTTCTTTTATTGCTTTTTCTACCGGAACATCTTGGGGAACCTTTGCTATTATGTTGGCAATTTCAATGCCAATGGCAAATATTCATGGGGCAGATGTAACTATTGTAGTTGCTGCAACTTTAGGAGGCGGAATTTTTGGAGACCATTGTTCGCCAATTTCAGATACTTCAATTATCTCTTCCATGGCATCGGCGAGTGACCATATAGACCATGTAAAAACACAGTTGCCTTACGCTTTAATAGGAGGTGTAATTACAGTAATTATGTATTTAATTATTGGGTTTATGGGATAG
- a CDS encoding TetR/AcrR family transcriptional regulator yields the protein MVSKQELLECSITNFIKFGSKRFSMNQLASELGISKKTIYKHFKNKDELISKGARFIVDKYLHEVEKILKNTEDPIERIILIQKNSFQYLNYFQPTFLYGIKKYYHNADAVFKNFKDTFIKNNLKPLLEDAIEKEYLRKSLNIDLFCDLYFTRIEEFVFNPKNLFEVYGIDVVFEHLIINSLRGFITPNYKDTNKLFS from the coding sequence ATGGTTAGTAAACAAGAACTTTTAGAGTGTTCTATTACCAACTTTATCAAATTTGGAAGCAAGCGTTTTTCTATGAATCAGCTTGCTTCTGAACTTGGTATTTCTAAAAAAACCATCTACAAACACTTTAAAAATAAAGATGAACTTATTTCTAAAGGTGCTCGTTTTATTGTTGATAAGTACCTGCACGAAGTAGAAAAAATTCTAAAAAATACAGAAGATCCTATAGAACGGATAATCTTAATTCAGAAAAATAGTTTTCAATATTTAAACTATTTTCAGCCTACATTTTTATACGGAATTAAGAAATATTACCACAATGCAGATGCTGTTTTTAAAAACTTTAAAGACACCTTTATAAAAAATAACTTAAAACCTTTGCTAGAAGACGCTATAGAAAAAGAGTATCTTCGCAAAAGTTTAAACATAGATTTGTTTTGCGATTTGTATTTTACAAGAATTGAAGAGTTTGTTTTTAATCCTAAAAATCTTTTTGAAGTTTATGGTATCGATGTTGTTTTTGAGCATCTAATTATAAATAGTTTACGAGGTTTTATTACACCAAATTACAAAGACACAAACAAATTATTTTCTTAG
- a CDS encoding efflux transporter outer membrane subunit — protein MISIIKNKNLQKGVVLAVMAFTLQSCFVAKEYTRPTVEETENLYRTDNLPSDSISMADISWKTLFTDTYLQQYIEEGLQNNMDIRIAIQQIVAAEAYAKQGKAGYLPSLSVGPNLTHQELSKNSQFGAFLTDTSTDQWDVTASLSWEADIWGKIRSNKRATQAVYLQSVAGHQAVKTQLISSIASTYYTILALDAQLEITKTSIKTRKKGVETIKALKEAGLTNQVAVDQNIAQYNNAKALEVDLEVALFKAENTLGILLGKAPQQIDRSNLDKQTINSEMKLGFASQLLSNRPDVMAAEYGLISAFELTNAARSSLYPSLTLTASGGLQSLELDKLFNANSLFANIVGGLTQPIFNKRKLKTQKEVALAQQEQALLNFKKTLLVAGNEVSNALYSYNSENKKYEFLQNEVKALREAEKNSEELLKNGYATYLDLLTARQSALSSEIKVIGSRLQQLQSVVNLYEALGGGLK, from the coding sequence ATGATATCAATTATAAAAAACAAAAACCTTCAAAAAGGAGTCGTTTTAGCTGTAATGGCTTTTACGTTACAAAGTTGTTTTGTTGCTAAAGAGTATACAAGACCAACAGTAGAAGAAACAGAAAACTTGTACAGAACAGATAATTTGCCATCAGATAGTATATCTATGGCAGATATATCTTGGAAAACCTTGTTTACAGATACCTATTTGCAGCAATATATAGAAGAAGGATTGCAAAACAATATGGACATTAGAATTGCAATTCAACAAATAGTTGCAGCAGAAGCGTATGCTAAACAAGGAAAAGCAGGGTATTTACCTTCTTTAAGTGTAGGTCCTAATCTTACACATCAAGAATTATCTAAAAACAGTCAGTTTGGAGCATTTTTAACGGATACTTCTACAGATCAATGGGATGTTACTGCATCCCTTTCTTGGGAAGCAGATATTTGGGGAAAAATACGTAGTAATAAACGTGCAACACAAGCTGTTTATTTACAAAGTGTTGCTGGACATCAAGCCGTAAAAACGCAATTGATTTCTAGTATTGCAAGCACATACTACACTATTTTAGCTTTAGATGCTCAGTTAGAAATTACCAAAACATCTATTAAAACAAGAAAAAAAGGAGTAGAAACTATTAAAGCTTTAAAAGAAGCAGGTTTAACAAATCAAGTAGCAGTAGATCAAAATATTGCACAATACAATAATGCAAAAGCATTAGAAGTAGATTTAGAAGTAGCTCTTTTTAAGGCGGAAAATACGCTAGGTATTTTGTTAGGCAAAGCACCTCAACAAATTGATAGAAGTAATTTAGACAAACAAACTATAAATTCTGAAATGAAATTAGGTTTTGCTTCTCAATTATTAAGTAATCGTCCGGATGTGATGGCTGCTGAATATGGATTAATTAGCGCTTTTGAATTGACAAATGCTGCTAGAAGTAGTTTATATCCTTCTTTAACTTTAACTGCCTCTGGCGGATTACAAAGTTTAGAATTAGATAAATTATTTAATGCAAACTCTTTATTTGCCAATATTGTTGGTGGTTTAACACAACCTATTTTTAATAAACGAAAGTTAAAAACACAAAAAGAAGTTGCTCTTGCACAACAAGAACAAGCACTACTAAACTTTAAAAAGACTTTATTAGTTGCAGGTAACGAAGTTTCTAATGCATTGTATTCTTACAATTCTGAAAACAAGAAGTATGAATTCTTACAAAACGAAGTGAAAGCTTTGCGTGAGGCAGAAAAAAATTCTGAAGAATTATTAAAGAACGGATATGCCACTTATTTAGACTTATTAACAGCTAGACAAAGCGCTTTAAGTTCAGAAATTAAAGTTATTGGTAGCAGATTACAACAATTACAATCTGTTGTAAACTTATATGAAGCACTTGGTGGTGGTTTAAAATAA